From the genome of Lemur catta isolate mLemCat1 chromosome 18, mLemCat1.pri, whole genome shotgun sequence:
AAATGTCaggtgagaaaattaaaaagagtggttaaaatagaaaataatttttttaaaaaccctaataaataagaaataccATTAGGAAATAACAATatactacaagaaaataaaaatggcatctATACATACAACCATGTGAACATTGCTTACGGAGGATGACTTCCCTGTTTAAAACAGTCTCCCAGCATATTCTCAGcaacacaaaaaggaaaacatatgttACAAAGAACAGATCTGGCTACCACTGGCTTAGCCACGTGATCAAAATGGGCATCACTAACAGTGGGACAAACTGTAATCTCATGCCGTCTACCACGGTGTGATTTGAGGGGCACAGCAAGCTATGTTTAACTTCATTGCAATAAAGCATTCATATCTGACTTGTAATTTCCCAAACTAGGAATAAAGAACAAGTTTCTTGTTTCTTGCTTCTGAATTATCGTATTTTGATATCAAAATTGAATTcttattcaaaaagaaaagctataaaacatatttcgaaaaaaacaatgaagaactTGGATATAACTGGATACTGGAGGATGTGAGGGCATGGTGTTGATTTCCTCAGATACAATAATGGCCCTGTAGCTGGGGGAGAAGTCCACTCTTGTGTCATGCTTTTTGAGCTCTGTAGGAATGACTTGTCATGTCTACAATTTACTTTGAAGAGATTCAGCAAAATATTACACATCGGTATCCAGACACAGTCACGTATATGCCTGTATATTTGGCAACGTGAAAAAGTGTCAACAGTTTTAGATATAGACGGTAACATGCCAATGTCCTATATCattgtttcaaattttctgaatgtttgaaaATTGTCATAATAAAAAATTGGGTTAAAACTAATAGGAAAATCTCATTGATTTCTTCACTTTTGTATTTGAAAATCATGGCATGGTATCACTATATACCAAATTCACAAATTTTTAGCTGATATTTTTCAATCATGGACCCTTACTCCTTGACTCCAAGTTGGTGAGTCGGAGCGCAGGAGCACGTGCAGATCCATGTGTTTACACAGGACAGTTGATGGCAGCAGCACGGGGTGGGGTTAGGGGAGAAGCAGACTAGGCTGTGGGCGGCACCAGGGCAGCTCCAGGCTCTGCCCAACGAGCCTCCGTGTTGATTTCATCCACAGTCAACAGGTATCTCCATAACAGGTAACCTCCTCCCTCTCACTTGATGACTTCCACTATCTCCAGTTGATTATTAGTGTATCTATGCCCTTGTTCAAAAACCCTTGAAGTAGGTATAACAAGACAAAGGACTCAGGAATTTGAACTCCATTTCAACCCTTAGCACCTCTCTTCTCTAATTCTCACTCTCTCCTTATTTCTTGCTCATTCTGTGTCTTCACAGCCTTCCTACCTGTACACAGTTCCCTCCAAATCACCTTCCCTCCTCTACTCTCTGGGCATCCTCACCTGCCTGCCGAGGTCTGATTAACCATTCCAGGCCTCCTTGATCAAATTTACCTCCCCAAATTCCTTCACACAATTTGGCACTAAGGTCTCCCTAAGTTCTCACTAAGACTTTTCCAAGCAGAGATACAACTGATAGTCCTCCATGACCTTCTAGACAGGGGctttgctgtgcagaaccttCTGTTCCACAAAGTGAAGATGAAGGGGAGGGAATGTCAACTGGACACCTGGCAAGGgtgcaggaaggagggcaggaagaagagaaaggagaggcagCTGAGGTGCTGACCTGGTTGCAGACAGGCTTGTACTTGAGTCCTGGCTTGTTCAGGATCTTCTCCAGCTGCCTGCGGTTAAAGTTGGACACCCCAATGGACTTGGCCAATCCTGCGTCCTTACACTTCTCCAGagcctggggaggaagggattgTGAAGAATCATTTGTGTAGTTGGCTGCAGATCACGGTAAATGCAACATAGAACCGTTAAAGCAATCACTGTCCAGAAATGACATGAAGTTATCTAGCAGTGACTGTCaagcagagaaaaattaaatcagaaaataggaaaagaaaatagtggCCACAAGAGTAAGAATTCCTGTGTCCTCCTTAGGAAACCCAAGAGGCTATTGCACATGGAGTGAAAGAGACACCTGTCTTCCTTGTCCCCAGTGCTTCTccaccatttttctctttttcattccatTCATATGTTCTTCCCCCAGCACTCAGCCAAACTTCCCCTGTAAAGCTCGTGCATGAGTTTGCAGAGCCAATGGTGCACATTGTTGCAGGTGTAAGATGGAAACCCAATTCCCCTCCTCTCGtcttcctcctctgtgtttccCCTCCAAACACTCACCTCCCATGTGGCACAGAGATCCACCGTGtcatataatatttttccatcttcACCTGTTGGGATATTTTCCTCACCTGGCTGAATCAGAAGCAGTCATTTTAGTGATGTCACAAATTAATGTCTCCACCCATAGCCATGCTCCCAGGTACATTTAAAGAGACTACTCCTCCATGAGGGAGGTGGTGTATCATTCCAGAAACTGATGTTTGCAAAGCATTCTACACATGGAGTCATATGCCTTGTCTTTAGGGGACAGGCTTCCTCTAATCTCTGACATCTATTACATGTCTGAACAAATACCATTTTCCCAGGTCCTGGTGAGATCTCCTAACAGTTGGCTTATGTTACTTTTGTCTTCCCCTATACATTCCTCTGAGAAATGCTCTTTCATTGAGAAGTACCTTCACATCCAGTACACATGGGTTGCGATCTCAGCCCAGGCAAGACGCTCAGCGTTCCTTGTCTGCCTGAGGGTGTCATGGTCCACGGACAGGACCATGAACCAAACATGGTCAATGGAAGTTCTTCTTAAGATTAATTTGGATGTGGGAAGACCCAGAGAATCTCCCATGTGTGAATGACTATGGGTCTTAAAGTGTCCCAAAGCCATAATTACCAGGACTGGTAAAGGTGGGACATGAAATCGAGCAAACATGTTGGAATACACAGATAAGGATGGAGAAAAGCATATGTTTCTGAAGTCTCTTTCCATTCCTGCAATGTAGTCATGGCTTGGACTTCTCATTTACATCATCCAATAAACTCTTTTGCTTAAATTCACTTGAGTAGCACACAGCACAGTAATTAAGGCCTAAGTGCAGATACAGAACTCCACTGTGAAGGAACAGGCCGCAGTGGAAGCAGCTTTCCCACATCCCCATGCGGGTTTGTAGTTTGAGACCCACCCAGTGAGTTCCTCCAGATCTGCTTCAGCAGAAAATGGGGAGAGATAACGGAAACTCCTGGTGCACCACGTGCAGCCGTTTGGTTTGACACCACGGCTGTGTGAAATCTCTGTCTGTGACCATCTCAAGAGATGGACTGAGCAGCCCTAACAGGGACAGTGCCTTGAACGTGGCTATTGGGAATTCCTCAAGGTTTTGAATGAGGTTTTGGGTTGCTGTACTCTCTTCTCTTGTTGGCACGCAGTAGAGAAGAGAGAGTTCAAATTTAATTCAATATAATGGGAATTAGGAGTTATACTTAGGGTTCTTCTCCCATGTAGTAATCCCTACATCCACCTAAGACAAAGCGTAATTCAGCCATTCTTGCTGATAATGGTCATGGTGGCAGCAAAGTGAAAGAGGTTTGATCACACAAGTGGCCTACCTTGAAAGACACTGGAGAATGAATAAGGTACAGGTCAACATAGTCCAGCTGAAGTTTTTTCAGGGACCTTTCCAAGGCTGGTCGGACCAACTCTGGTCGATGGAAAGTGGACCAAAGCTACACAGGTTAAAGGACAAAATTTGTGTTGAATAAATGCTTTAgccaattttattaatttgcttcacttaatatttagacattttctttctgcttccaaaCTGTTGATCGCTAGCAAAAAAAATTGCCTTCCTTCTTGTGTTTCCTTTTTATCTGAACTATCCATGTGAACTCTATTATATGTTGGGTATATAGTTATGACACCTACTGAATGAGGGAAATAAATTactcaaaggatataaaatattatcaagtaATAATCATTCCTGTTATCTATATTATGTTTGACACAACTTAGAGAATTTTGATAGTCTAGTTCTCTCATCCATTCAACCTGATGGGCaagaattattatttccattgttCAGAAACTGAAGGGAAAAAGGATTATAACATTCTAACGTGCTGGACACAACTGAAAAAGTTCCAGCTATATGTTGTTTAATACTCACAACCTCTCTTGTATtactctgtccctctctctgatAAAGGTGGCAATTGAGATTCAGAATAGTAAGAAATGTTACAAAGTCACCAAGGAGATAAAGAAAACTGTAATATGATCACAGTCCTGTCTGATTTTATAGTTTATACTGAATCACACTGATTTGAGCTGAGGGTCAGAAAAGTAAAGTGACTTTAAAGTCGTTAATTTGAACACAGCGGTGATGAGAAAGCCATCACCACTCTCTGCTTTTCAGTCTAGTTTTAATACGAGTACACATGTGGCTACAAGTTGAACCAATAAGCAGCATTCACCAACAATTACTGATCCCGTCATGTAACTGTCACCTCTACACCGCCAGAATAgataaatgtgcacataagtgcatCACGTACGCCATACCTTTGATGTGTAGAATATGTCCTCTCTCTTCACAGAGCCATCTGCAATCTTGCTGCGGATGGCCAGTCCAACCTGCTCTTCATTTTCATACAAATGAGCAGAATCAATATGGCGGAACCCAGCTTCTATTGCATATTTAGTGACTTCCACGGCCCTACTCTTAGGGACCTAGAGGAGTAGCACAGGTAGGATTAGGAGACCTGTGTGACTGAGAGGTAGTTCAAAAGCAGTGACCTTCACAAGAATCCACTTTTCCGCATGTCTTGCTGCTTGTTCTGTATGTGGACTGATGAACCCATCCCAGTTTCCCTGAATCCTTGCCAGTTTACTAACTCTATTACTGCAACGGTTGGGCAACCCAAGGTTCCCTTCAGTCCTGGGTGATCACTGGTTGATCATAGGCATTGGAGGTCAGTCTGGAAGAACACCCCTGGTCACTGATTTATTGGACAAATTAACATGGCTTAGCATATAGTTATACTTATTGTCGTGATTATTTGTACATAGTGAAATTAACAAAGGGAAAACGCACATGAGATGAAGTATAGATGAAGACTTCCATGAGTCCTCCCCAGGGACATTAAACAAACACACCATGTTCCTCCAGCATCATACATTGTTAGCACGTGGAAACGGTTGTCTACAAGGGATGCTCTTTAGAGGCTCAATTCCTAAGATTTTCACTGGGGGCTGGTGACATAGACATCCTCTGTCTAGTACATACCTAAACTCCACTTTCCCAAAAGAAAGCGGGTATGTATGAACCCCACTGTTTGTACAAAGAGTTTAGTTACAGTCACCGTATGTATCAGTTAGGAAATGATGagaaatccacatttttagagaCCAGCCAGGGtctaattttaaaagtaggtGCCACTAAAGACATCAGTCTTTTATGTTATGTCTTTTCTACATAGCCA
Proteins encoded in this window:
- the LOC123623042 gene encoding aldo-keto reductase family 1 member C3 — translated: MDPKHQRVELNDGHFIPVLGFGTYAPPEVPKSRAVEVTKYAIEAGFRHIDSAHLYENEEQVGLAIRSKIADGSVKREDIFYTSKLWSTFHRPELVRPALERSLKKLQLDYVDLYLIHSPVSFKPGEENIPTGEDGKILYDTVDLCATWEALEKCKDAGLAKSIGVSNFNRRQLEKILNKPGLKYKPVCNQVECHPYLNQSKLLDFCKSKDIVLVAYSALGTQRDKRWVDPSSPALLEDPVLCALAKKHKRTPALVALRYQLQRGVVVLAKSYNEQRIRENMQVFEFQLTAEDMKVLDGLNRNLRYFNSDILSDHPNYPFSDEY